One segment of Polyodon spathula isolate WHYD16114869_AA chromosome 20, ASM1765450v1, whole genome shotgun sequence DNA contains the following:
- the LOC121295515 gene encoding septin-9-like isoform X4: MPSWWEESVCVTVSLSQAHRVDSEIAELVPEVIPCNTSTAMAELSRDLASKPVPSVRGERPPPDFNYVGIDAILEQMRRKAMKQGFQLNIMVVGQSGLGKSTLVNTLFKSKVSRRSMQATAEERIPKTIEIKSVSHDIEEKGVRMKLTVIDTPGFGDHINNENCWQPIMKFINDQYENYLQEELNINRKRWIPDSRVHCCIYFIPPTGHCLRPLDVEFMRRLSKVVNIVPVIAKADTLTLEERDFFKQKIGEELRAHGIDVYPQKEFDEDAEDCIINEKIREMIPFAVVGSDQEYQVNGRRTLGRKTKWGTIEVENIAHCEFAYLRDLLIRTHMQNIKDVTNSIHYEMYRVKRLNESNAYSNGVSEQDASTNEM; this comes from the exons TGCCAGAGGTAATTCCCTGCAACACAAGTACTGCCATGGCAGAGCTTTCCAGAGACCTGGCCAGCAAGCCAGTCCCGTCGGTACGCGGCGAGAGGCCGCCCCCTGACTTCAACTACGTGGGCATTGATGCCATCCTGGAACAGATGAGAAGGAAGGCCATGAAGCAGGGCTTCCAGCTAAACATTATGGTTGTGG GTCAGAGCGGACTGGGAAAGTCCACTCTGGTGAACACTCTCTTCAAATCCAAGGTGAGCCGCAGATCCATGCAAGCCACAGCCGAGGAGAGGATCCCCAAGACGATTGAGATCAAATCCGTCAGCCACG ATATTGAGGAGAAGGGAGTCCGGATGAAGCTCACTGTAATCGACACACCCGGATTCGGAGATCACATCAACAATGAGAACTG CTGGCAACCCATTATGAAGTTCATCAATGATCAGTATGAGAATTACCTTCAGGAGGAGCTCAACATTAACAGGAAGAGGTGGATCCCTGACTCCAGAGTGCACTGCTGTATATACTTCATTCCCCCCACCGGACACTG CCTTCGACCCCTCGATGTGGAGTTTATGAGGCGTCTCAGTAAAGTGGTCAACATAGTGCCTGTGATCGCAAAGGCAGACACGCTGACGCTAGAGGAGAGAGACTTCTTTAAACAAAAG ATCGGGGAGGAACTCAGAGCCCATGGCATTGACGTGTATCCACAAAAAGAGTTCGACGAGGATGCTGAGGACTGTATCATCAATGAGAAGATAAGA GAAATGATTCCATTCGCTGTGGTCGGCAGTGACCAGGAATACCAGGTGAATGGGAGAAGAACCCTggggaggaaaacaaaatggGGCACCATTGAAG ttgagAATATTGCACACTGTGAGTTTGCATATTTGCGAGACCTCCTGATAAG aacaCACATGCAGAACATAAAGGACGTCACCAACAGTATCCACTATGAGATGTACCGTGTGAAGAGGCTGAACGAGAGCAACGCGTACTCCAATGGAGTTTCTGAACAAGACGCTTCGACCAATGAAATGTAA
- the LOC121295515 gene encoding septin-9-like isoform X5: MAELSRDLASKPVPSVRGERPPPDFNYVGIDAILEQMRRKAMKQGFQLNIMVVGQSGLGKSTLVNTLFKSKVSRRSMQATAEERIPKTIEIKSVSHDIEEKGVRMKLTVIDTPGFGDHINNENCWQPIMKFINDQYENYLQEELNINRKRWIPDSRVHCCIYFIPPTGHCLRPLDVEFMRRLSKVVNIVPVIAKADTLTLEERDFFKQKIGEELRAHGIDVYPQKEFDEDAEDCIINEKIREMIPFAVVGSDQEYQVNGRRTLGRKTKWGTIEVENIAHCEFAYLRDLLIRTHMQNIKDVTNSIHYEMYRVKRLNESNAYSNGVSEQDASTNEM, from the exons ATGGCAGAGCTTTCCAGAGACCTGGCCAGCAAGCCAGTCCCGTCGGTACGCGGCGAGAGGCCGCCCCCTGACTTCAACTACGTGGGCATTGATGCCATCCTGGAACAGATGAGAAGGAAGGCCATGAAGCAGGGCTTCCAGCTAAACATTATGGTTGTGG GTCAGAGCGGACTGGGAAAGTCCACTCTGGTGAACACTCTCTTCAAATCCAAGGTGAGCCGCAGATCCATGCAAGCCACAGCCGAGGAGAGGATCCCCAAGACGATTGAGATCAAATCCGTCAGCCACG ATATTGAGGAGAAGGGAGTCCGGATGAAGCTCACTGTAATCGACACACCCGGATTCGGAGATCACATCAACAATGAGAACTG CTGGCAACCCATTATGAAGTTCATCAATGATCAGTATGAGAATTACCTTCAGGAGGAGCTCAACATTAACAGGAAGAGGTGGATCCCTGACTCCAGAGTGCACTGCTGTATATACTTCATTCCCCCCACCGGACACTG CCTTCGACCCCTCGATGTGGAGTTTATGAGGCGTCTCAGTAAAGTGGTCAACATAGTGCCTGTGATCGCAAAGGCAGACACGCTGACGCTAGAGGAGAGAGACTTCTTTAAACAAAAG ATCGGGGAGGAACTCAGAGCCCATGGCATTGACGTGTATCCACAAAAAGAGTTCGACGAGGATGCTGAGGACTGTATCATCAATGAGAAGATAAGA GAAATGATTCCATTCGCTGTGGTCGGCAGTGACCAGGAATACCAGGTGAATGGGAGAAGAACCCTggggaggaaaacaaaatggGGCACCATTGAAG ttgagAATATTGCACACTGTGAGTTTGCATATTTGCGAGACCTCCTGATAAG aacaCACATGCAGAACATAAAGGACGTCACCAACAGTATCCACTATGAGATGTACCGTGTGAAGAGGCTGAACGAGAGCAACGCGTACTCCAATGGAGTTTCTGAACAAGACGCTTCGACCAATGAAATGTAA